DNA sequence from the Sediminibacillus dalangtanensis genome:
CCGAAGTAATAGGCGATCACCATGTCGCGGACCAATCCGGAAATTTTCAATAGCAGTGTCATCAACAAAAACAATAGTCCGGTTGCTCCCAGTTTCGACTTCATCCTCAATACCCCGCAGTTTGCTTCTTGTTTTGTATTTTTGACAGTCCGCCGGAGGCGGAGCTGTCTGTAATTCACCTCAAATATACCAAAGCTAAACAAAAGAAAAAGGAAAATTCATGATTCTTAACGTACTCTTTACGTACTTCATATTAGCTTAGTATTCTGTGAATCTTTGTTATTGGAGTTAATTCTCAAAGTTTAACTGAATGAAATAAATTACTCGTCCTTAGTGTTGCCTGATAATTTAGCAACTATACCGACTCTGATAGCATTCTTTTACTAACTAATTATCTTTACCCATTAACAATGTGGATTCTGTAAATCTTTATTGAACTTTGGTTAAGTTTTTGTAATATTTGCCAAATAATACCCTGATTCTTTTACACTGTTGGAAAGTCCAATCATCAGAGGAAAAGGGGTAAACAGGATGAGGATTGCTGTATTGATTCCGTGCTATAACGAAGAACATACCATAGGAGCAGTTATTGACGATTTTCGGCGGGAGCTGCCGGAAGCGGTGATTTATGTATATGACAACAATTCTTCGGATCGAACGTATGACATTGCAATTGAGCATGGTGCTGTGGTCAAAAAGGAACCGAAACAAGGAAAAGGGAACGTAATCAGAGCGATGTTCCGCGATATAAATGCAGACTGTTATGTCATGGTAGATGGCGATCATACCTATCCGGCTGATACGGTTCATCAGCTGATTGGTCCGATTATCCGACGTGAGGCAAGCATGGTGATCGGCGATAGATTGTCGAACGGAACCTATGGGAGCGAAAACAAACGCAGGTTCCATAACTTAGGCAACTCGCTAGTGAAGCGGACAATCAATTTTCTATATAAAAGTGACCTAGAAGATATTATGACAGGGTATCGTGCGTTTGATAAGGTGTTTGTGAAATCGATGCCAGTGATGAGTCCGGGCTTTGAAATCGAAACGGAAATGACCATCCACGCA
Encoded proteins:
- a CDS encoding glycosyltransferase family 2 protein; the encoded protein is MRIAVLIPCYNEEHTIGAVIDDFRRELPEAVIYVYDNNSSDRTYDIAIEHGAVVKKEPKQGKGNVIRAMFRDINADCYVMVDGDHTYPADTVHQLIGPIIRREASMVIGDRLSNGTYGSENKRRFHNLGNSLVKRTINFLYKSDLEDIMTGYRAFDKVFVKSMPVMSPGFEIETEMTIHALDKRLPIKEVPIRYRDRPDGSESKLSTLSDGLKVLGKIFTLFKEYRPMMFFSAWSVLLLLCGLATGLPVVGEFFATGYITKIPSAILAVGLVILSMLSFASGLILDTVASTHKKQYELELNRMFDLSGGFKGDQ